The Spiroplasma litorale nucleotide sequence AAAGTTGAAAATAAGAGTTAATATAAAAAACCGCTAAAGCGGTTTTTTAATAATTTAAGGTTTTTGATAATATCATTTGAATTCTATTTGTAGTGAGTGTGAATAATATAATTGCAAATAAATCAAAAATCATAAAACTAACCCATGCTTTAAAAAATGCAATTATTCCATAAGCTGCACCTAATTCAACATAAGTTTGGAATGCTTTTAATATAGCAGAAAATAAAGGTGCTATTATAAAAACAAGAACTGAACCAGCTAATAGTCCAGTAATTCTCCTAAAATTGTTTTTTACTTTATATACATTAAATAATCGGCTAAAGAATAATCAAAATAAGAATACTCATAGCATCAATCCAATACTTGAAATCGCTCTAAAAAGAGGACTTTGACCTCAAATAATAAATTGTAATAAACCATCTAACAAACCTACTATCATACCCCAGTATAAACCGACTACTTGAAAGCTTATAGCAATTATATAATATTTTAGTGCAAATCCAAGATTTACCATTGTCCATCCAAGTGGCAATAAAATATCAATAAAACTAACAGCCGTAGACATACTTAGTAACAAACTGACAAGAGTTATTTTTAGAGTCTCACTCTTAATTCTTGCATGCTTGTTTGTTTTGTTAAGTTTGCTGATTTCATAATCCATATCAATTTCATCTTTTACAGAATCTTTTTTATAAAGATTATCATCAACTTCTTTCATTTTCTCTCCAATCTAAACAAACTTGTATTTAGAATTCAAAAATTATTCACCTCTTAAGTATTATAATATAAAGTATTAGGGGAAATTAAAATGTATCAATATTTTGCAACTAAAAAGTATGGTGAAAAATTTATATTAAAAGACAATGACTTTCATCATATAAAAAATGTAATTAGATTAAAAGAAAATGAAAAAGTAACAATTGTTTATATGAATGATAAGTATATATGTAAAATTTTAAATTTTGATCAAAACCAATGTAACTTAAAAATATTAGAAGTTCTAAATATAACTAAATCTAATAAACCAATAGTAAATTTATTTTGTGGAATTATTAGAGAGCAAAAATGAGATTATTTATTGCAAAAAACCACTGAACTCGGGGTCAATAATATATATCCAGTCATTTTTAAAAGAAGTATAATAAAAATAGAACCTAAAGATGAAGTTAAAAAAATTACAAGATGACAAAATATTGTTTTAACAGCATCAAAACAAACAAAAAGTACAAATATACCAACAGTTATGCCTATAATAAGAAATTTAGATGATGTCATTTGTAAAAATGCAGATTTAAATATAATATGTTATGAAAATGAAAAAAATACTACTTTAAAGTCTTTGATAAGTAATAAAAAAGACTCATTTAACTCTATAAATATATTAATAGGTCCAGAAGGTGGTTTTGAAAATTATGAGGTAAAATTATTAGAAGAAGCAAATTATAATATAGTTACACTTGGTAGCAACATATTAAGAGCAGAGACTGCACCATTATTTGTACTCAGCTGTTTAAATTATGAATTTGAAACTTAATAGAGGTGTTTTATGAATAAAATTGAGCAAAATAATAATATGATTAAAGAAATGTCTATTATAAATGAACAACTTGATAAAGTAAAATTAGATACAGAGTTGGTAAACTTCATCAAAAAAAATATGTTTTTAATAAAAAATAAGCTTAAAGGTTTTTTGGATATTAAAACTCATGGCAGTTATTCAATCAACAATTTTTACAATTTCGATGATTCAATAACAATTGATTTATTAGCAATTAAGTATGTTAGTAAAAAAACATATAATAAATACCAAAGAGAATTTGTTACAAATGATCACTTCGTTAGTTGTATTATATGCTCGCTCAATAACCAATTAATGAAAAAATTGTCAACTTTATACCTAAAGGATAAAATGACGAAAGTAAGTTGAAAAGAAAAAAATTATAAATTACCTACTTCATCTGAAATAATTAAGTTTACAGACTCAATTTTAGTAAATTTTCAGGAAATAAAAGATAAAGTTCTAAAATTTAATATTAGAACTGTTATTAAATTTAAAGAATACCCAGTAATAATTTGTAGTAAAACAATGTATAAAAGATCTTTTACATTAGAATTTGCAAAAATGTATAAGACACTTAATAAATTAACACTAAAAAAAGTACAATTATTATTTTTTTATATAAGAGTAAAATTTAGAAATAAGTTAAATAAGAAAAGGCAGCTAATATTAAAATTGGAAGTATTGCAAGATATCCAATTGCAACTTTCTAAAAATAAATACTTTCAATTATGGCTTGATAAAACTTTTGATAATGTTTTTAAATCCAAAAAAGAAGTTGAAAATTTATTAGAATCAAGACAAATATATTATAAAAAATTTAAAAAAACAAATAAATTATATAATTTAATAAAATTAAAAAATTTAAAATGAGTTTTTAT carries:
- a CDS encoding RsmE family RNA methyltransferase codes for the protein MYQYFATKKYGEKFILKDNDFHHIKNVIRLKENEKVTIVYMNDKYICKILNFDQNQCNLKILEVLNITKSNKPIVNLFCGIIREQKWDYLLQKTTELGVNNIYPVIFKRSIIKIEPKDEVKKITRWQNIVLTASKQTKSTNIPTVMPIIRNLDDVICKNADLNIICYENEKNTTLKSLISNKKDSFNSINILIGPEGGFENYEVKLLEEANYNIVTLGSNILRAETAPLFVLSCLNYEFET